The Xiphophorus hellerii strain 12219 chromosome 5, Xiphophorus_hellerii-4.1, whole genome shotgun sequence genome window below encodes:
- the LOC116719878 gene encoding uncharacterized protein LOC116719878, producing MNMSEYLREGFNGSSASDLRLLLLGNIGCGKTSSGDTILGQLSPSNSDSSRICAQRQGVTEGRSVTIVEAPRWYWVGSNIDDDIKKETERAMTLVAPGPHAVLLLVPVCQFTEIEGRVPAELEKLFGTEVLDHTLVLLTCGDYLMGKSAEEYLQREDPGLRQVIDRCGGRYHVFNNRQRQDKQQVQELLEKIDDMVQRSGVFYMKTAQERELEKRVLERKRELMESFKAQKEEKKKPVVVKSDPDTGVSGRGEEAISTVERKREYKDEVEGRVDETQVSSGLCSSPAPEQPSHSEPQEDTQFTRTPSFRLNADGAKLSQISEAKSKPKLISTFHHRINSFEENSPDPSPVSPPHSPVFSFSSYSTQTFAASPSPISQSSTPPSSPSLASSTPEVRLVLLGLSGSGKSAAGNTILGQAMFESNSGSFTAATQKCEKKKAMVDGKRVSVVDTPDWFNSEQTPDEVRAQISSCIALSSPGPHAFLLCVPLDQPAKTELQALSALAKVFGPEAVQKHTVVLFTYADRLRESGKAGGKSVEEYIASQRGDLVKLVEKCTDRFHVMEKGQGWRQKKNVAELLEKVEQTVKEAGGQCYSSPAFQEVEDRVRQRQLEIVRERKGIKQETALQAGQLSTMRQPLAQINEEITEDEIGNTRDEAEMSVSNTSIDSLPTFTPSTMSPTLLRSIMEKMESSGKMLPKLLANSSAWVGQGAKQVKDSPVWGNVGSGAQNFQKIVVDSSVWEKMGATAGQISKAVRKRVPQKFVDGSEWVGSGAKAVTASPMWEKMGSGAKLVASGSKHVGAGLGTGAKKLAKSPMWGKMGSGAKTGVKLVAQSPVWGKMGSEVKSRAKMVKESSVWGEMGNAAKQVPKTVIIGAILGLVFGVILAGVIGGVVGTAAGSGVSEVVRRKFSKKNTSDGTRNSQISVDNSIDGTKLKKTE from the exons ACATGAGTGAATACTTGAGAGAAGGCTTCAATGGGTCCTCGGCCTCAGACCTACGGCTTCTTCTCTTGGGGAACATCGGGTGCGGGAAGACGTCGTCAGGGGACACCATCCTCGGCCAGCTCTCTCCCAGCAATTCCGACTCCTCCAGGATCTGCGCACAGCGGCAGGGCGTCACTGAGGGCAGGAGCGTGACCATTGTGGAGGCGCCAAGATGGTACTGGGTCGGATCCAACATAGATGACGACATCAAAAAGGAAACCGAGCGGGCCATGACCCTGGTAGCACCGGGTCCACACGCTGTTCTTCTGCTGGTGCCCGTTTGCCAGTTCACTGAG ataGAGGGTAGAGTTCCAGCAGAGCTGGAAAAGTTGTTTGGGACTGAAGTGCTGGATCATACTCTGGTGTTACTGACATGTGGAGACTATTTGATGGGGAAATCGGCAgag GAgtacctgcagagagaagaccCAGGCCTGAGGCAGGTCATCGATCGCTGCGGAGGGAGGTACCACGTCTTTAACAACCGCCAGCGACAAGACAAACAGCAGGTTCAGGAACTGCTGGAGAAG ATCGATGACATGGTCCAAAGAAGCGGGgtattttacatgaaaacaGCCCAAGAGAGGGAGCTGGAGAAACGGGTACTGGAGCGAAAGCGAGAGCTGATGGAAAGTTTCAAAGCtcagaaggaggagaagaaaaagccTGTGGTGGTGAAGAGCGACCCAGACACGGGCGTCTCCGGCAGAGGAGAGGAAGCTATCAGCACTGTGGAGAGGAAAAGAGAATACAAAGACGAAGTAGAAGGACGAGTAGATGAGACTCAAGTTTCTAGTGGGCTTTGTTCATCTCCAGCACCTGAGCAGCCCTCACACTCAGAGCCACAAGAAGACACGCAGTTTACCAGGACACCCAGTTTCAGACTGAATGCAG ATGGAGCCAAACTCTCACAGATCTCAGAGGCCAAATCAAAGCCTAAATTGATCTCCACTT TTCATCACAGAATCAACAGCTTTGAAGAGAATTCCCCTGATCCATCGCCCGTCTCGCCTCCTCATTCGCCtgttttctccttctcctcatACTCCACACAAACCTTCGCCGCCTCTCCTTCACCCATATCCCAGTCCTCGACACCTCCTTCGTCTCCGTCTCTGGCGTCATCCACCCCTGAGGTTCGTCTGGTCTTGCTCGGTCTATCCGGGTCAGGGAAGAGCGCAGCTGGCAACACCATCCTGGGACAGGCAATGTTTGAGTCCAATTCAGGGAGCTTCACAGCAGCCACTCAGAAGTGCGAGAAGAAGAAGGCAATGGTTGACGGAAAAAGG GTGTCAGTGGTGGACACACCTGATTGGTTCAACTCGGAACAGACTCCAGATGAAGTAAGAGCTCAGATCTCCTCATGCATTGCTCTGTCCAGCCCCGGTCCTCACGCCTTCCTTTTGTGCGTCCCACTGGACCAGCCGGCAAAGACCGAGCTGCAGGCCCTCTCGGCACTTGCGAAGGTTTTTGGCCCAGAGGCAGTGCAGAAGCACACTGTGGTCCTCTTTACATATGCAGATCGACTGAGGGAAAGCGGCAAAGCAGGAGGCAAGAGCGTGGAGGAATACATCGCCAGCCAGAGGGGGGATTTGGTAAAGCTGGTGGAAAAGTGCACAGACAGGTTTCACGTGATGGAGAAGGGACAAGGTTGGAGGCAGAAAAAGAACGTGGCAGAGCTGTTAGAGAAGGTGGAGCAGACGGTGAAGGAAGCTGGAGGACAGTGTTACTCTAGTCCTGCTTTTCAAGAGGTGGAGGACCGAGTGAGGCAGAGACAGCTGGAGATAGTGAGGGAAAGAAAGGGCATAAAGCAAGAGACAGCACTACAAGCTGGGCAGCTCAGCACCATGAGGCAGCCTCTGGCACAAATAAATGAGGAGATAACAGAGGATGAGATTGGGAACACAAGGGATGAGGCAGAGATGAGTGTAAGCAACACAAGCATAGACAGCCTTCCGACTTTTACTCCTTCGACCATGTCACCCACACTCCTCCGTTCTATAATGGAGAAAATGGAGTCCAGTGGGAAGATGTTACCCAAACTGTTGGCAAACAGCTCAGCATGGGTAGGACAGGGGGCGAAACAGGTGAAGGATAGTCCAGTGTGGGGAAATGTTGGCAGTGGTGCCCAAAACTTCCAAAAGATAGTGGTGGACAGTTCTGTGTGGGAAAAGATGGGAGCTACTGCAGGTCAAATATCCAAAGCTGTGCGTAAAAGGGTTCCCCAGAAGTTTGTGGATGGTTCTGAGTGGGTGGGATCTGGGGCAAAAGCTGTGACTGCAAGTCCAATGTGGGAAAAAATGGGTTCAGGGGCCAAACTGGTCGCCAGTGGCTCAAAGCATGTCGGAGCTGGGCTCGGAACCGGAGCAAAGAAACTGGCTAAGAGCCCCATGTGGGGGAAGATGGGTTCTGGTGCCAAAACTGGAGTTAAACTGGTGGCACAGAGTCCCGTATGGGGGAAGATGGGTTCTGAAGTCAAATCAAGGGCCAAAATGGTGAAAGAGAGCTCAGTCTGGGGAGAAATGGGAAATGCTGCCAAACAGGTGCCGAAGACGGTCATCATTGGTGCAATCCTGGGTCTGGTTTTTGGTGTGATTTTGGCAGGCGTGATTGGTGGGGTTGTCGGGACAGCTGCTGGATCTGGAGTTAGTGAGGTGGTCCGGCGCAAGTTCAGcaagaaaaacacatcagatGGAACAAGAAACAGTCAGATATCAGTGGACAACAGCATCGATGGCACAAAACtcaagaaaacagaataa
- the lyl1 gene encoding T-cell acute lymphocytic leukemia protein 1 homolog: MMEKLKHSAPPASPPDLLRPTSSSSPSSSTSSQSSVSVELHSPSTSSDPTRSPKPINKAELKEHMNISTPAAIRSPIILTTVLTSHQTGAYEPPESAVRETEQDDEMGKLEGSKTIASNAPASTDGSPTLSSPPPLLPAPAKTSPCPLPPATSTSAVPSSSSLSPLPPHIPVISLGHSKPPLPLPNTPLTALHPIPSLIHGPRRDIRRSQQTCLTMISPGASGLSGSPGGPSAGPSGPLLAQQYLPTHPFLTSSYLGPSGGSYGVNNNIRIKRRPSSHFEMEINECPPQKLARRVFTNSRERWRQQNVNGAFSELRKLIPTHPPDKKLSKNEILRLAVKYINFLVTLLNDQAQDKSRNSAEDRAEDDSRAAGLDGNSQRTLFQRDTSPAAARPAAVASAHRDSADSVIALMNSPATSSCYGDTDSEESFGAKTSLVTHDILGKVKGQIRMVAATNDEL; the protein is encoded by the exons ATgatggaaaaactgaaacactCTGCTCCACCTGCCTCCCCACCTGACCTCCTTCGTcccacctcctcttcctctccctcgtCTTCTACTTCTTCACAGTCCTCTGTATCCGTGGAGCTGCACAGTCCTTCAACGTCCTCGGATCCCACCAGAAGCCCAAAACCCATAAATAAAGCTGAACTAAAAGAACATATGAACATCTCTACTCCAGCCGCGATTCGATCTCCCATCATCCTAACAACAGTGTTAACCAGTCACCAAACAGGTGCATACGAACCACCTGAGTCTGCTGTCAGGGAGACGGAGCAAGATGACGAGATGGGAAAACTTGAGGGATCAAAAACCATTGCCTCTAATGCTCCTGCATCCACAGACGGCTCCCCGACTCTTTCTTCCCCACCGCCACTCCTCCCTGCTCCAGCCAAGACATCTCCGTGCCCCCTTCCGCCTGCAACTTCCACCTCAGCTGTCCCCTCATCATCCTCActgtctcctcttcctccacacATTCCAGTCATCAGCCTTGGTCACAGCAAGCCCCCTCTGCCTCTCCCCAACACCCCTTTGACTGCCCTCCACCCAATTCCCAGCCTCATCCACGGACCCCGCAGGGACATTCGGCGCAGCCAGCAGACCTGTTTGACCATGATCAGTCCTGGAGCATCAGGATTATCTGGAAGTCCTGGAGGCCCTTCCGCTGGTCCTTCTGGGCCCCTCCTGGCTCAGCAGTATCTCCCTACACACCCGTTCCTCACCAG TTCCTACCTGGGACCCTCAGGGGGAAGCTATGGTGTCAACAACAACATCCGCATTAAGAGGAGGCCCTCCTCTCATTTTGAGATGGAGATCAACGAAT GCCCTCCTCAGAAACTTGCCCGCCGGGTGTTCACCAACAGTCGCGAGCGCTGGCGGCAGCAGAACGTGAACGGCGCTTTTTCTGAGCTCAGAAAACTGATTCCCACGCACCCGCCCGACAAGAAGCTCAGCAAGAACGAAATCCTGCGTCTGGCCGTGAAGTACATCAACTTCCTGGTCACACTGCTCAACGACCAGGCTCAGGACAAGAGCAGGAACTCCGCTGAGGACCGAGCAGAGGACGACAGCAGGGCTGCTGGGTTGGACGGTAACAGTCAGAGGACTCTGTTTCAGAGGGACACATCGCCCGCAGCAGCCCGTCCCGCTGCTGTGGCGTCAGCCCACAGAGACTCAGCTGACTCAGTCATTGCATTGATGAACTCTCCAGCAACGTCCAGCTGCTATGGAGACACGGACAGTGAGGAGAGCTTTGGGGCTAAGACCTCTTTGGTAACGCATGACATTCTGGGAAAAGTTAAAGGTCAGATTAGGATGGTTGCTGCTACAAATGATGAGCTGTGA